The following DNA comes from Riemerella anatipestifer ATCC 11845 = DSM 15868.
TTTCTATACAATCCGAAAATTACCGAAAGCTATTGCTTACACTATCCGAAGATTTTAGGGTTATTTTGGTTAAAATTGCAGACCGCCTACATAATATGAGGACGCTGGATAGTACGCGTCCAGACAAACAGAAAAAAATAGCTTCCGAAACGGTTTATATCTATGCTCCATTGGCTCACAGGCTAGGACTTTATAATATTAAATCAGAATTAGAAGATTTATCTTTAAAATATAATAATCCTGAGGTTTATACAGAAATTACCAGCAAACTAGATTTAGCCAAAGAACAGAGAGAAGGCTATTTAGAAGAGTTTAAAAATGAAGTTTCAGAATATTTATCCAAAGAAGGTCTCAACTTTAAAATAAAAGGAAGAACCAAAGCCATTAGCTCTATTTATAGAAAAATGTTGAAGCAAAATGTTGGCTTTGAAGAGGTTTATGATAACTACGCTATTAGGATTATTTACAAATCTGACCTTAAAAATGAGAAGTTTTTAGCGTGGAAAATCTATTCCATTGTTACAGACCTTTACAAGAGTAACCCTCAAAGAATGCGAGATTGGATTTCTGCTCCTCGTTCCACTGGGTATGAAAGTCTTCACCTCACGGTATTAGGTCCCGATAACAAATGGATAGAGGTTCAAATCCGTTCCGAAAGAATGGACGAAATTGCTGAAAAAGGGGTGGCAGCTCATTATAAATATAAGGAAGGGTTCAGACGAAATAGTGATGACACCAATTTTGAGCAATGGGTAACTCAGATTAGGGAGGTTCTTGAAAATCAGGAAATGATGTCAACCTCCGAGCTGCTAGATGATATCAAACTCAATCTCTATTCTAAAGAAGTTTTTGTTTTCACTCCAAAAGGCGAAGTTACTATTTTACCTAAAAATGCTACCGCATTAGACTTTGCATTTTCTGTGCATACAGATTTGGGTATGAAATGTTTAGGAGCTAAAATTAACGGAAAATTAGTTCCAATCAGTTATGTACTAAAAAATGGAGACCAAATAGAAATTCTATCTTCTAACAATCAAAGACCTAAACAAGACTGGCTAGATTTTGTAGTAACTTCCAAAGCTAAATCAAAGATTAAGAATGCTTTAAATATAGAAAGAAACCAGCGTGTTGCAGAAGGAAAGGAAATTCTACAAAGAAAACTGAAAAGTGCAAAAATTGCATTTAGTGAGGAGGAAGTTAATAATCTACAAAAATATTTCGCACTTAAGACCTCACAAGAGTTATTTCTTAAATTTCATGATGGTAGCCTAGATATTGGTGATTTAAAAAGATATTCGGAAAGAAAGAGTATTTTCTCATCGCTTCTTCAAAAATTCCGAAAAATCCCAACTAAATCTCAAAATATAAAAGAGGAAAATCCTTATCAAAACCTCGATTTAATTGTTTTTGGTAAAGATGAAGAAAAACTCAATCATACTTTTGCCAAATGTTGTACTGTAGTGCCGGGAGATAAGATATTTGGTTTTTTAACCATTTCTGATGGTATTAAGGTACATAATGATAACTGCCCCAACGCTGTAAATCTACGAGCTAACTATGATTATCGTGTTTTAACTGCAAAATGGGTAAATGCTGAGAGCTTTAGTAACCGCGTTAAAGTACAAGTAGAAGGCTTGGATAGAATGGGAATGATAAATGATATTACTAAAATCATTACTAATGCGATGAGTATTGATATGAGGAGCTTTAGTATCGAGTCTACCGATGGGATTTTCACAGGGCAAATAAGCCTTGAAGTTAAAAGTAAGGACCAACTAGAGGAAACTATTAAACACCTTAGAAGGATAGAGGGAGTCACTAGTGTAAAAAGAATCTAATTTTTTAATTTGATAAAAAATAAATATTTTATGGAACAACCTAAAATTCATTTAACTCCAGCAGATAAGCATATTGTAAGACCAGTAAATAAGTTTATTAGTAAATCCACAACGGGTGGTATAGTGTTATTTATTGCGGCTTTAATTGCGATATTTTTCGCTAACTCTGAATGGAGTGAAGAGTACAATCATTTTTGGCATCAGCATATAGTAATTAGTCTAGGCGAATTTTCTTTAGACCTATCATTACACCATTGGATAAATGACGGACTTATGGCCATATTTTTCTTTGTGGTAGGGTTAGAGCTCAAGCGAGAACTCACCAATGGAGAGTTAGCTTCACCAAAAAAAGCAATGCTCCCTATTATAGCAGCTATTGGAGGTATGGTTTTTCCTGCCCTTATCTATACTTTCTTTAATAACGGAACAGATGCTGCACATGGTTGGGGAATTCCTATGGCAACAGATATAGCCTTTGCACTTGGCGTAATGTACCTACTGGGGAATAAAGTGCCTTTACCATTAAAGGTATTTTTAACAGCTTTAGCCATTGTAGATGATTTGGGAGCAGTTTTGGTAATCGCTATATTTTATACTAATGAACTACATATGGGATACCTAAGCCTGGGGCTTGGTATTTTTGCATTGATGCTTTTCTCTAATAAAATGGGCGTTAAAAGTATTATTCATTATGCTATATTGGGGATAGGAGGCGTTTGGCTTTGCTTCTTGATGTCAGGAGTGCATGCTACTATTGCTGCTGTTTTAGCTGCTTTTACAATCCCTGCTAGTGCTAGAGTTAATGAAAGTTATTTTGTCTATAAAATGAGAGAACTTAGAGATAAATTTCTAAGTATAGACCCTGATGAAAAACACGAAGACTTAACTGATGAGCAAATTCGTGTGGTGGAAGATATGCATGAATTAACAAGAGAAACAATACCACCTTCTCAGCGTTTAGAACACGGTATGCATAGTTTTGTAAGCTTTATTGTGATGCCTATTTTTGCATTATGTAACGCGGCTATTCCTATCTCTTTTGATAACGGATTGAGTTTAGTTACTATTGGAGTTATTTTAGGATTATTACTCGGAAAAGTACTAGGTATATTTGGACTGTTAGGTGCTTTGATAAAACTGAAAATAGTTAAAAAAACAGAAGGTTTGTCTATGAAAAATTTGTTAGGAGTTGCTTTTTTAGCTTCTATAGGATTTACAATGTCTTTATTTATCACAGAATTAGCCTTTGACACTAAACTACACCCAGAGTATGTTCCAGAGGCTAAAATGGGGATTATTATAGCCTCTCTTATTGGAGGTATTGTAGGATATCTTATATTAAACACCAATAAAGAAGAGAAAAAAGGAGGAGAAAATATTTAGTATTCTCTAATCAATTCTTTTTATAAAAAACTTCACATAAAAACCGTTAATTTAAATGGGAAAGAGAAGTTAGCTTCTCTTTCCCATTTTTTATCCGACTAAAAAAAAGACTGTCTTCTAATAGACAGTCTTTATATAACATCATAATTTATTTACTCCACAGCTACGGCATCGTCGCCTCTGCTATCTGCTACGGCAGTGATATTACCGTTTTCATCTTTCAGAATAATTTCTGTTTTACCAATACTTCCTCGTTCTTTAAAGACATAGCCTTTTTGTTCTAAAGATTTTATCGTAGCTTTAGAGAAATCCTTTTCAACTGCAATATTTTCTGGTAGCCATTGATGATGGAACTTCGGCAAGTTAATCGCTAAGTTTGGACTTAATTTAAAATCTACAACATTTACAATAGCTTGAAATATAGAAGTAGGTATCGTAGTTCCACCCGGTGTTCCGACCACCATTACAGGCTTATTATCTTTTAATAAAATACTTGGTGTCATAGAAGACAACATTCTTTTACCAGCTTTAATAGCATTAGCTTCTCCGCCCACTGCTCCAAATAAGTTAGGAACTCCAGGTTTAATGGAGAAATCGTCCATCTCGTTATTTAAAAAGAAACCAGCACCAGAAACTACTACTTTGCTACCATAGTACCCATTAAGCGTTGTAGTTACAGAAACCGCATTTCCCTCTTTGTCTAAAATAGAAATATGGGTTGTTTGGGTACTTTCTTGATTAGGATTAACTATCTTACCAACCTCTGCACTAGGCGTTGCTTTAGACATATTGAACGATGTCCAACGCTTCTCAAGATATTCATCTGAAAGGAGCATTTCTGTTTTATCCTCAATAAAATCAGGGTCGCCCATATACTCCGCTCTGTCTGCATAGGCACGGCGTTCTGCTTCTACCATAATCTGAACCGCTTCTGGAGAGGCATATTGATATTGAGCAAGATTTTCGTAAGCCGACATTTTCAACATCTGAGCTAACAATATCCCACCGCTTGACGGTAAGGGCATAGAAACTACTTGGTGTCCTTTGTAATCAAAAGTTAAAGGCTTACGGTTTTTAACTTGATAATTCTTTAAATCTTCTAAACTAATAATGCCGTTACCTCTCTTCATTTCCTCAACTATTAGTTGAGCCGTTTTACCTTCGTAGAAGCCTTTTTTACCAAATTTTTGTATTCTCTTAAGTGTTTCTGCTAAGTCTTTTTGTACCAATATATCTCCTGCTTTCCAAGGCTTCTCTTTTACGAAAACAATGGAGCTTTTATTATGCTTTGCAAAATCTTTTTGGCATTCATTAAGTAGATTAGCTTCTTTTTCTGTTATAGCAAAGCCTTTTTCCGCCAAGTCTATAGCAGGTTGTATCAGCACTTCCATTGGAAGAGAAGCGTATTTTAGAGTTTCATAAAACCCAGCTACCGAACCTGGTATTCCTACAGCTAGTCGTCCGTTTTGTGATAAATCTGTACTAGCAACACCTTTTTTATCCAAATACATATCTCTATGTGCCTTGGCTGGTGCCGTTTCTCTAAAGTCTATGGCTATTTTTTCTCCGTTAGATTTTACCGCTACCAAAAAACCACCACCACCGATATTACCTGCCTGAGGATAAACCACAGCCAAAGCATACTGTGTAGCAATAGCAGCATCAAAAGCATTACCGCCTTTTCTTAATACTAAAACACCTGCTTCACTGGCAAGAGGGTGAGCCGAAACCACCACACTTTTATTGTGAGTTTTAACTTCTTTTACTATATCATAATCTGTAAATTGGGCAGAAATTACCACAGACCATAATGTAAATACTACAAATTTTATCTTTTTCATATATTAATTGTATATTTATAAAGAGCAGAACTTTAAAGTAAATATTCCTTAATTCTACGTTTAGTTAGGTTTTAACCGCTAAATTAAACAAATTAGTGGAAGTAAAATATTTTTTTCGGAATAAAAATGGCTACCTTTTACAAAATTATATTAGCTGTTACACCTTTATTTTTTTGTGAGTTTTTCTATTTCATCTAATGTATATTTTTTAGAATAGTCTATTCCCATAGATTTAGCGTAATCTTCTATAGATGTTTTTATATTCATTGACTTTCTTAACTCATTAACCTTTTCAGGATTTTTAATTGGCCAAATAAAATTTACCCACTCTTCTTTTTTAGTTTCAGGATTTATAAACAGTCTTCCTGCACCTTGAGTTCCATAAATTTGTTCTTTTCCTTGATACATTAGCATTCTGTCTTTCATCATCGCAATATGTTGTTTCCCTAAATCTCCACTTTCACTTGCTTTTATCATTAATGGATAATATTTCTCAATTACAGGTAGTTTTGAATGTTGAATTACATACCAAGCCGCAGTATTTAATTTTTCCCCCACAAGTTTTTTTCCTGGATAGCCATATTTCTTTATTATTTTTTCAATTTTGATTAAGTTTACGCTATCATTTTTTGTGGTTAAATTCCAACCTAATTTTTGAAATTTATCTTCAGAAATATTATAGGATTTTAGGATTTCACTTTTCCTTTCAGGTTTCAAATCAGGTGTAAAAAGTTCTCTTAATTCTTGGTCGGACTTTAAAATTAGAGATAGTTCATTTTTAAGATTTTCTTTTTGCTTTTGTGTTACAGAACAAGAAGTTAATAATAGTAAAGTTAAAATTATTGAAAAACTTTTCATGCTATTTATGTGGAATTTTTGGGATACAATAAATGACTTTTTGAATTATATATACTAGCTTTTTCTGAATAATTTCTTTAGATTTCTTTCATATTGACCATTCACATCAACTCTTGTAATATCGCCAAGTGACAAAAGTATAAACTTTCTGTCCAATGAAGACATCGTTCCAAATTCGTGAATCACAACCGAGCTGTTATCCATTTCGTGAATTTCTCCTATGAAACAAACGCTATTGTTAATATCTTGGATATGAACCGTTAGATGATTATAGAGTCGGTTTACGCTTTCTAAAACTGTCTGAATTGATTCTAAATTTATATTTACTTTACTTTTTACCCTTTGGGTTGAGTCTATAAGTTTTGTAACACTTTCAAGATCATTTCCTGACCATCTTATTCGTGTAATATTGTGCCTTAAAAGAATCGTTAAACCGTCATAATTGCATTCTTTATCAAATTTTTCAATTAACAAAAAGTCATCATTAAAGTCAATTATAAAACCATAATCAGATTCATCATAATTATCGGTATAAATATCCACCAAAATGTTTTCTGTTTTTAGTTTTTCTAAATATTTTGTGTATAAGTTCATTGTTTAGTCATTTATTTCTACATCGTTTTTTGTAATTGTACTTTGGGCTACACAAAAATAACAAAACACTAAGATTTAATACTTTGTATAAAATGTTTAGCTTTTTCTTTCCAATTCGATTCTTCTAAAAGAATTTTCACAAATACAGTCCCTATAATACCGCCATCGGCTTGTTCGGTAACTGTGGTAAAGTCGTTTTTATTTTTAATCCCAAAGCCTATCATTAGTGGATTTTTCAGTGGTAATGAGGCTAATCGGTTAAGGTAATCTTCGTTTTTCAATGTTTTGGACTGGTTGCCCGTTGTGGACGAGGAACTCACGGCATACAAAAATCCAGAACTTAAGCTATCCAAATACAAAATTCGTTCATCAGATGTTTCTGGTGTTACTAAAAAGGTAAAGTTTAGATTAAACTTTTTGAGAATGGATTGGTATTTTTTTTCAAACTCAATAGGAGGGAGGTCAGGGATAATCAATCCATTAACGCCTGTTTCTTGGCATTTCTGACAAAACTTTTCAAAGCCATAAGAAAGCACAGGATTGATGTAGCCCATCAAAATGATTGGAATGCAAATTTCGCCCTTAATTTTTGCCAATTGTTCAAAGAGTTTCTCTATTGACATTCCGTTTTCTAAGGCTTTAATGTGAGCTTGTTGTATCACCTCACCATCGGCAACAGGATCGCTATAAGGCATACCAATCTCCATCATATCAGCCCCAGCTTCTTGAATTATTTTAATGATTTCCGCAGTATCTTCCAGCTGAGGAATACCTGCTGTAAAGTATATATTTAATTTTTTCATTTAGAGTATTTTAAGGTAAAAGAGTACAAATTAAAAATAGTATAGCTAAACAACCAATTATAATAAGATTGATATTTCTTTTCACTATTTTCTTTTTCTTATTTAGTATGATAGCTTCTATAATCATTGCAATAAACCATAGGAATGAAAATAAAGTAATAAGAAAAATAATAAGTGCTGCGTCTCCCGTGCCACAACGCCTGTCAGGAGCCGTGTAATCTAAATAAGAATAAGCCATAGGAAGGGCTAAAATCCAAGATAAAATTAGAATAACTATTCTTACTACAATATGGATAATATTACTTTTCATAGATTAAATATTTAGATATTTTAAATAAGTTTCCATATCCTTATCACCTCTACCGCTT
Coding sequences within:
- a CDS encoding RelA/SpoT family protein; this translates as MVYDLEKENKEILARYKDLISNTYRTLNEEQNKLIRKAFDIALDAHKDQRRKTGEPYIYHPIAVAKIVAEEIGLGATSIACALLHDVIEDSDYTYEDIKKIFGEKIASIVNGLTKISVMNNQNISIQSENYRKLLLTLSEDFRVILVKIADRLHNMRTLDSTRPDKQKKIASETVYIYAPLAHRLGLYNIKSELEDLSLKYNNPEVYTEITSKLDLAKEQREGYLEEFKNEVSEYLSKEGLNFKIKGRTKAISSIYRKMLKQNVGFEEVYDNYAIRIIYKSDLKNEKFLAWKIYSIVTDLYKSNPQRMRDWISAPRSTGYESLHLTVLGPDNKWIEVQIRSERMDEIAEKGVAAHYKYKEGFRRNSDDTNFEQWVTQIREVLENQEMMSTSELLDDIKLNLYSKEVFVFTPKGEVTILPKNATALDFAFSVHTDLGMKCLGAKINGKLVPISYVLKNGDQIEILSSNNQRPKQDWLDFVVTSKAKSKIKNALNIERNQRVAEGKEILQRKLKSAKIAFSEEEVNNLQKYFALKTSQELFLKFHDGSLDIGDLKRYSERKSIFSSLLQKFRKIPTKSQNIKEENPYQNLDLIVFGKDEEKLNHTFAKCCTVVPGDKIFGFLTISDGIKVHNDNCPNAVNLRANYDYRVLTAKWVNAESFSNRVKVQVEGLDRMGMINDITKIITNAMSIDMRSFSIESTDGIFTGQISLEVKSKDQLEETIKHLRRIEGVTSVKRI
- the nhaA gene encoding Na+/H+ antiporter NhaA; the encoded protein is MEQPKIHLTPADKHIVRPVNKFISKSTTGGIVLFIAALIAIFFANSEWSEEYNHFWHQHIVISLGEFSLDLSLHHWINDGLMAIFFFVVGLELKRELTNGELASPKKAMLPIIAAIGGMVFPALIYTFFNNGTDAAHGWGIPMATDIAFALGVMYLLGNKVPLPLKVFLTALAIVDDLGAVLVIAIFYTNELHMGYLSLGLGIFALMLFSNKMGVKSIIHYAILGIGGVWLCFLMSGVHATIAAVLAAFTIPASARVNESYFVYKMRELRDKFLSIDPDEKHEDLTDEQIRVVEDMHELTRETIPPSQRLEHGMHSFVSFIVMPIFALCNAAIPISFDNGLSLVTIGVILGLLLGKVLGIFGLLGALIKLKIVKKTEGLSMKNLLGVAFLASIGFTMSLFITELAFDTKLHPEYVPEAKMGIIIASLIGGIVGYLILNTNKEEKKGGENI
- the ggt gene encoding gamma-glutamyltransferase is translated as MKKIKFVVFTLWSVVISAQFTDYDIVKEVKTHNKSVVVSAHPLASEAGVLVLRKGGNAFDAAIATQYALAVVYPQAGNIGGGGFLVAVKSNGEKIAIDFRETAPAKAHRDMYLDKKGVASTDLSQNGRLAVGIPGSVAGFYETLKYASLPMEVLIQPAIDLAEKGFAITEKEANLLNECQKDFAKHNKSSIVFVKEKPWKAGDILVQKDLAETLKRIQKFGKKGFYEGKTAQLIVEEMKRGNGIISLEDLKNYQVKNRKPLTFDYKGHQVVSMPLPSSGGILLAQMLKMSAYENLAQYQYASPEAVQIMVEAERRAYADRAEYMGDPDFIEDKTEMLLSDEYLEKRWTSFNMSKATPSAEVGKIVNPNQESTQTTHISILDKEGNAVSVTTTLNGYYGSKVVVSGAGFFLNNEMDDFSIKPGVPNLFGAVGGEANAIKAGKRMLSSMTPSILLKDNKPVMVVGTPGGTTIPTSIFQAIVNVVDFKLSPNLAINLPKFHHQWLPENIAVEKDFSKATIKSLEQKGYVFKERGSIGKTEIILKDENGNITAVADSRGDDAVAVE
- a CDS encoding DUF6624 domain-containing protein; translation: MKSFSIILTLLLLTSCSVTQKQKENLKNELSLILKSDQELRELFTPDLKPERKSEILKSYNISEDKFQKLGWNLTTKNDSVNLIKIEKIIKKYGYPGKKLVGEKLNTAAWYVIQHSKLPVIEKYYPLMIKASESGDLGKQHIAMMKDRMLMYQGKEQIYGTQGAGRLFINPETKKEEWVNFIWPIKNPEKVNELRKSMNIKTSIEDYAKSMGIDYSKKYTLDEIEKLTKK
- the trpA gene encoding tryptophan synthase subunit alpha, with protein sequence MKKLNIYFTAGIPQLEDTAEIIKIIQEAGADMMEIGMPYSDPVADGEVIQQAHIKALENGMSIEKLFEQLAKIKGEICIPIILMGYINPVLSYGFEKFCQKCQETGVNGLIIPDLPPIEFEKKYQSILKKFNLNFTFLVTPETSDERILYLDSLSSGFLYAVSSSSTTGNQSKTLKNEDYLNRLASLPLKNPLMIGFGIKNKNDFTTVTEQADGGIIGTVFVKILLEESNWKEKAKHFIQSIKS